A single region of the Gasterosteus aculeatus chromosome 1, fGasAcu3.hap1.1, whole genome shotgun sequence genome encodes:
- the picalmb gene encoding phosphatidylinositol binding clathrin assembly protein b isoform X18, whose product MSGQSITDRITAAQHSVTGSAVSKTVCKATTHEVMGPKKKHLDYLIHCTNEMNVNIPQLADSLFERTTNTSWVVVFKSLITTHHLMVYGNERFVQYLASRNTLFNLSNFLDKSGLQGYDMSTFIRRYSRYLNEKAVSYRQVAFDFTKVKRGVDGVMRTMNTEKLLKTIPIIQNQMDALLDFNVNANELTNGVINAAFMLLFKDSIRLFAAYNEGIINLLEKYFDMKKTQCKEGLDIYKKFLTRMTRISEFLKVAEQVGIDRGDIPDLSQAPSSLLEALEQHLASLEGKKVKDSTAASRASTLSNAVSSLASTGMSFTKVDEREKQAALEEEQARLKALKEQRLKELSKRPSFATTDTSPISTTGGPISTTAAIDLFSTPSCSNGAVKMESDLFDLQSTFQPSMQSGSTGLPVATTWAGYSTTQAPAQQSAGGLQVDFESVFGAKATGSNSLNLDDISGGILKPTFAGSNQASGQLPDKLVSDDLDSSLANLVGNLGIGNGTMKNDMHWSQPGEKRMTGGTNWQPKAAPSTTWNPVSMPSSVMAFPATTPTGMMGYGMPPQMGSMGMMNPPTMMYSQPVMRPPNPFGSVSSAQPSAASSPSSQSPLRAPGQDPFAHLSLKDFL is encoded by the exons ATGTCGGGGCAGAGCATTACTGACAGGATAACCGCAGCCCAGCACAGTGTAACGGGATCCGCCGTCTCCAAAACAGTATGCAAGGCCACCACTCACGAAGTAATGGGCCcgaaaaagaaacatttggaTT ATTTGATCCATTGCACCAACGAGATGAACGTGAACATTCCCCAACTGGCCGACTCGCTGTTTGAGAGGACCACCAACACCAGCTGGGTGGTTGTGTTTAAGTCTCTGATCACCACACACCACCTCATGGTCTATGGCAACGAG CGTTTTGTTCAGTACTTGGCTTCTAGGAATACACTATTCAACCTCAGTAACTTTTTGGACAAAAGTGGGTTACAAG GTTATGACATGTCCACGTTTATCAGGAGGTACAGTCGATACCTGAACGAGAAAGCCGTTTCGTACAGACAGGTTGCATTTGACTTCACAAAAGTTAAACGCGG AGTGGACGGCGTAATGAGGACCATGAATACAGAGAAGCTGCTCAAGACTATCCCCATTATTCAGAACCAGATGGACGCGCTCCTCGATTTCAAT GTCAATGCCAACGAGCTGACTAATGGAGTCATCAATGCCGCCTTCATGCTCCTGTTCAAAGACTCCATCAGGCTCTTCGCTGCTTATAATGAAGGCATTATCAACCTGCTTG AGAAATACTTTGACATGAAGAAGACTCAGTGTAAAGAAGGTTTGGACATTTACAAGAAGTTTCTCACCCGAATGACCCGGATATCAGAGTTTCTCAAAGTAGCCGAG CAGGTGGGCATCGACCGAGGGGACATTCCAGACTTGTCACAG GCTCCCAGTAGCCTTCTCGAAGCTCTGGAGCAGCATTTGGCCTCTTTAGAGGGCAAAAAGGTCAAAGACTCAACCGCGGCCAGCAG GGCCAGCACTCTGTCCAACGCAGTGTCATCACTGGCCAGCACGGGGATGTCTTTCACTAAAGTGGATGAGCGGGAGAAGCAGGCAGCTCTCGAGGAGGAACAGGCTCGACTCAAAGCTCTGAAG GAACAGCGGCTCAAAGAGCTCTCCAAGAGGCCCTCCTTCGCTACCACGGACACGTCGCCGATCTCTACCACAGGTGGTCCTATCAGCaccacagcagccatcgacctCTTCTCTACACCCAGCTGCTCCAACGG TGCTGTGAAGATGGAGAGCGACCTTTTTGACCTGCAGTCAACCTTTCAGCCCTCCATGCAGTCCGGCTCAACAGGGCTTCCAGTTGCAACGACGTGGGCAG GATACTCGACGACACAGGCCCCTGCTCAGCAGTCAGCGGGGGGACTCCAAGTGGACTTTGAGTCCGTTTTTGGGGCCAAAGCCACAGGCAGCAACAGCCTCAATTTGGATG ATATTTCTGGAGGCATCCTGAAACCGACTTTTGCCGGCTCCAACCAGGCTTCCGGTCAGCTGCCAGACAAGCTGGTGTCAGACGACCTTGACTCCTCCCTGGCCAACCTTGTCGGCA ACCTCGGCATTGGGAACGGCACTATGAAAAA TGACATGCACTGGAGCCAGCCGGGAGAGAAGAGGATGACCGGCGGCACCAACTGGCAGCCCAAAGCGGCGCCGTCCACGACCTGGAACCCCGTTTCCATG CCGTCGTCAGTCATGGCCTTCCCTGCTACCACACCCACCGGCATGATGGGATATGGCATG CCTCCACAAATGGGCTCAATGGGGATGATGAATCCGCCCACCATGATGTACTCCCAGCCTGTGATGAGGCCACCCAACCCCTTTGGCTCCGTGTCTAGTGCTCAG CCCTCCGCAGCCTCTAGTCCTTCCAGCCAGAGTCCTCTCCGAGCCCCTGGACAGGACCCGTTTGCACACCTCTCTCTCAAGGATTTCTTGTAG
- the picalmb gene encoding phosphatidylinositol binding clathrin assembly protein b isoform X8 yields MSGQSITDRITAAQHSVTGSAVSKTVCKATTHEVMGPKKKHLDYLIHCTNEMNVNIPQLADSLFERTTNTSWVVVFKSLITTHHLMVYGNERFVQYLASRNTLFNLSNFLDKSGLQGYDMSTFIRRYSRYLNEKAVSYRQVAFDFTKVKRGVDGVMRTMNTEKLLKTIPIIQNQMDALLDFNVNANELTNGVINAAFMLLFKDSIRLFAAYNEGIINLLEKYFDMKKTQCKEGLDIYKKFLTRMTRISEFLKVAEQVGIDRGDIPDLSQAPSSLLEALEQHLASLEGKKVKDSTAASRASTLSNAVSSLASTGMSFTKVDEREKQAALEEEQARLKALKEQRLKELSKRPSFATTDTSPISTTGGPISTTAAIDLFSTPSCSNGAVKMESDLFDLQSTFQPSMQSGSTGLPVATTWADPFTSAEAGDESMPNLNPFLSKLVVDATHLPVVSSDGVSFSSRTSGHEMFGDRYNPFIDTNSSVSTNYKRTVRIEHSISGYSTTQAPAQQSAGGLQVDFESVFGAKATGSNSLNLDDISGGILKPTFAGSNQASGQLPDKLVSDDLDSSLANLVGNLGIGNGTMKNDMHWSQPGEKRMTGGTNWQPKAAPSTTWNPVSMPSSVMAFPATTPTGMMGYGMPPQMGSMGMMNPPTMMYSQPVMRPPNPFGSVSSAQPSAASSPSSQSPLRAPGQDPFAHLSLKDFL; encoded by the exons ATGTCGGGGCAGAGCATTACTGACAGGATAACCGCAGCCCAGCACAGTGTAACGGGATCCGCCGTCTCCAAAACAGTATGCAAGGCCACCACTCACGAAGTAATGGGCCcgaaaaagaaacatttggaTT ATTTGATCCATTGCACCAACGAGATGAACGTGAACATTCCCCAACTGGCCGACTCGCTGTTTGAGAGGACCACCAACACCAGCTGGGTGGTTGTGTTTAAGTCTCTGATCACCACACACCACCTCATGGTCTATGGCAACGAG CGTTTTGTTCAGTACTTGGCTTCTAGGAATACACTATTCAACCTCAGTAACTTTTTGGACAAAAGTGGGTTACAAG GTTATGACATGTCCACGTTTATCAGGAGGTACAGTCGATACCTGAACGAGAAAGCCGTTTCGTACAGACAGGTTGCATTTGACTTCACAAAAGTTAAACGCGG AGTGGACGGCGTAATGAGGACCATGAATACAGAGAAGCTGCTCAAGACTATCCCCATTATTCAGAACCAGATGGACGCGCTCCTCGATTTCAAT GTCAATGCCAACGAGCTGACTAATGGAGTCATCAATGCCGCCTTCATGCTCCTGTTCAAAGACTCCATCAGGCTCTTCGCTGCTTATAATGAAGGCATTATCAACCTGCTTG AGAAATACTTTGACATGAAGAAGACTCAGTGTAAAGAAGGTTTGGACATTTACAAGAAGTTTCTCACCCGAATGACCCGGATATCAGAGTTTCTCAAAGTAGCCGAG CAGGTGGGCATCGACCGAGGGGACATTCCAGACTTGTCACAG GCTCCCAGTAGCCTTCTCGAAGCTCTGGAGCAGCATTTGGCCTCTTTAGAGGGCAAAAAGGTCAAAGACTCAACCGCGGCCAGCAG GGCCAGCACTCTGTCCAACGCAGTGTCATCACTGGCCAGCACGGGGATGTCTTTCACTAAAGTGGATGAGCGGGAGAAGCAGGCAGCTCTCGAGGAGGAACAGGCTCGACTCAAAGCTCTGAAG GAACAGCGGCTCAAAGAGCTCTCCAAGAGGCCCTCCTTCGCTACCACGGACACGTCGCCGATCTCTACCACAGGTGGTCCTATCAGCaccacagcagccatcgacctCTTCTCTACACCCAGCTGCTCCAACGG TGCTGTGAAGATGGAGAGCGACCTTTTTGACCTGCAGTCAACCTTTCAGCCCTCCATGCAGTCCGGCTCAACAGGGCTTCCAGTTGCAACGACGTGGGCAG ATCCTTTCACCTCTGCTGAAGCTGGAGACGAATCCATGCCAAACCTTAACCCTTTCCTCTCAAAACTCGTTGTCGATGCCACTCACTTACCTGTCGTGTCTTCAGACGGTGTTAGCTTTTCCTCTAGGACTTCCGGTCATGAAATGTTTGGTG ATCGTTACAATCCCTTTATTGACACAAACTCATCCGTTTCAACCAATTACAAACGCACAGTGCGGATAGAACACTCCATATCAG GATACTCGACGACACAGGCCCCTGCTCAGCAGTCAGCGGGGGGACTCCAAGTGGACTTTGAGTCCGTTTTTGGGGCCAAAGCCACAGGCAGCAACAGCCTCAATTTGGATG ATATTTCTGGAGGCATCCTGAAACCGACTTTTGCCGGCTCCAACCAGGCTTCCGGTCAGCTGCCAGACAAGCTGGTGTCAGACGACCTTGACTCCTCCCTGGCCAACCTTGTCGGCA ACCTCGGCATTGGGAACGGCACTATGAAAAA TGACATGCACTGGAGCCAGCCGGGAGAGAAGAGGATGACCGGCGGCACCAACTGGCAGCCCAAAGCGGCGCCGTCCACGACCTGGAACCCCGTTTCCATG CCGTCGTCAGTCATGGCCTTCCCTGCTACCACACCCACCGGCATGATGGGATATGGCATG CCTCCACAAATGGGCTCAATGGGGATGATGAATCCGCCCACCATGATGTACTCCCAGCCTGTGATGAGGCCACCCAACCCCTTTGGCTCCGTGTCTAGTGCTCAG CCCTCCGCAGCCTCTAGTCCTTCCAGCCAGAGTCCTCTCCGAGCCCCTGGACAGGACCCGTTTGCACACCTCTCTCTCAAGGATTTCTTGTAG
- the picalmb gene encoding phosphatidylinositol binding clathrin assembly protein b isoform X6, with protein MSGQSITDRITAAQHSVTGSAVSKTVCKATTHEVMGPKKKHLDYLIHCTNEMNVNIPQLADSLFERTTNTSWVVVFKSLITTHHLMVYGNERFVQYLASRNTLFNLSNFLDKSGLQGYDMSTFIRRYSRYLNEKAVSYRQVAFDFTKVKRGVDGVMRTMNTEKLLKTIPIIQNQMDALLDFNVNANELTNGVINAAFMLLFKDSIRLFAAYNEGIINLLEKYFDMKKTQCKEGLDIYKKFLTRMTRISEFLKVAEQVGIDRGDIPDLSQAPSSLLEALEQHLASLEGKKVKDSTAASRASTLSNAVSSLASTGMSFTKVDEREKQAALEEEQARLKALKEQRLKELSKRPSFATTDTSPISTTGGPISTTAAIDLFSTPSCSNGAVKMESDLFDLQSTFQPSMQSGSTGLPVATTWADPFTSAEAGDESMPNLNPFLSKLVVDATHLPVVSSDGVSFSSRTSGHEMFGDSFCGPVSIAQHLSHQAPFPTEPSAVAGLFRGYSTTQAPAQQSAGGLQVDFESVFGAKATGSNSLNLDDISGGILKPTFAGSNQASGQLPDKLVSDDLDSSLANLVGNLGIGNGTMKNDMHWSQPGEKRMTGGTNWQPKAAPSTTWNPVSMPSSVMAFPATTPTGMMGYGMPPQMGSMGMMNPPTMMYSQPVMRPPNPFGSVSSAQPSAASSPSSQSPLRAPGQDPFAHLSLKDFL; from the exons ATGTCGGGGCAGAGCATTACTGACAGGATAACCGCAGCCCAGCACAGTGTAACGGGATCCGCCGTCTCCAAAACAGTATGCAAGGCCACCACTCACGAAGTAATGGGCCcgaaaaagaaacatttggaTT ATTTGATCCATTGCACCAACGAGATGAACGTGAACATTCCCCAACTGGCCGACTCGCTGTTTGAGAGGACCACCAACACCAGCTGGGTGGTTGTGTTTAAGTCTCTGATCACCACACACCACCTCATGGTCTATGGCAACGAG CGTTTTGTTCAGTACTTGGCTTCTAGGAATACACTATTCAACCTCAGTAACTTTTTGGACAAAAGTGGGTTACAAG GTTATGACATGTCCACGTTTATCAGGAGGTACAGTCGATACCTGAACGAGAAAGCCGTTTCGTACAGACAGGTTGCATTTGACTTCACAAAAGTTAAACGCGG AGTGGACGGCGTAATGAGGACCATGAATACAGAGAAGCTGCTCAAGACTATCCCCATTATTCAGAACCAGATGGACGCGCTCCTCGATTTCAAT GTCAATGCCAACGAGCTGACTAATGGAGTCATCAATGCCGCCTTCATGCTCCTGTTCAAAGACTCCATCAGGCTCTTCGCTGCTTATAATGAAGGCATTATCAACCTGCTTG AGAAATACTTTGACATGAAGAAGACTCAGTGTAAAGAAGGTTTGGACATTTACAAGAAGTTTCTCACCCGAATGACCCGGATATCAGAGTTTCTCAAAGTAGCCGAG CAGGTGGGCATCGACCGAGGGGACATTCCAGACTTGTCACAG GCTCCCAGTAGCCTTCTCGAAGCTCTGGAGCAGCATTTGGCCTCTTTAGAGGGCAAAAAGGTCAAAGACTCAACCGCGGCCAGCAG GGCCAGCACTCTGTCCAACGCAGTGTCATCACTGGCCAGCACGGGGATGTCTTTCACTAAAGTGGATGAGCGGGAGAAGCAGGCAGCTCTCGAGGAGGAACAGGCTCGACTCAAAGCTCTGAAG GAACAGCGGCTCAAAGAGCTCTCCAAGAGGCCCTCCTTCGCTACCACGGACACGTCGCCGATCTCTACCACAGGTGGTCCTATCAGCaccacagcagccatcgacctCTTCTCTACACCCAGCTGCTCCAACGG TGCTGTGAAGATGGAGAGCGACCTTTTTGACCTGCAGTCAACCTTTCAGCCCTCCATGCAGTCCGGCTCAACAGGGCTTCCAGTTGCAACGACGTGGGCAG ATCCTTTCACCTCTGCTGAAGCTGGAGACGAATCCATGCCAAACCTTAACCCTTTCCTCTCAAAACTCGTTGTCGATGCCACTCACTTACCTGTCGTGTCTTCAGACGGTGTTAGCTTTTCCTCTAGGACTTCCGGTCATGAAATGTTTGGTG ACTCCTTCTGTGGTCCAGTGTCCATTGCTCAGCACCTCTCCCACCAGGCTCCCTTCCCCACTGAGCCCTCTGCTGTAGCAGGTCTATTCAGAG GATACTCGACGACACAGGCCCCTGCTCAGCAGTCAGCGGGGGGACTCCAAGTGGACTTTGAGTCCGTTTTTGGGGCCAAAGCCACAGGCAGCAACAGCCTCAATTTGGATG ATATTTCTGGAGGCATCCTGAAACCGACTTTTGCCGGCTCCAACCAGGCTTCCGGTCAGCTGCCAGACAAGCTGGTGTCAGACGACCTTGACTCCTCCCTGGCCAACCTTGTCGGCA ACCTCGGCATTGGGAACGGCACTATGAAAAA TGACATGCACTGGAGCCAGCCGGGAGAGAAGAGGATGACCGGCGGCACCAACTGGCAGCCCAAAGCGGCGCCGTCCACGACCTGGAACCCCGTTTCCATG CCGTCGTCAGTCATGGCCTTCCCTGCTACCACACCCACCGGCATGATGGGATATGGCATG CCTCCACAAATGGGCTCAATGGGGATGATGAATCCGCCCACCATGATGTACTCCCAGCCTGTGATGAGGCCACCCAACCCCTTTGGCTCCGTGTCTAGTGCTCAG CCCTCCGCAGCCTCTAGTCCTTCCAGCCAGAGTCCTCTCCGAGCCCCTGGACAGGACCCGTTTGCACACCTCTCTCTCAAGGATTTCTTGTAG
- the picalmb gene encoding phosphatidylinositol binding clathrin assembly protein b isoform X12 — translation MSGQSITDRITAAQHSVTGSAVSKTVCKATTHEVMGPKKKHLDYLIHCTNEMNVNIPQLADSLFERTTNTSWVVVFKSLITTHHLMVYGNERFVQYLASRNTLFNLSNFLDKSGLQGYDMSTFIRRYSRYLNEKAVSYRQVAFDFTKVKRGVDGVMRTMNTEKLLKTIPIIQNQMDALLDFNVNANELTNGVINAAFMLLFKDSIRLFAAYNEGIINLLEKYFDMKKTQCKEGLDIYKKFLTRMTRISEFLKVAEQVGIDRGDIPDLSQAPSSLLEALEQHLASLEGKKVKDSTAASRASTLSNAVSSLASTGMSFTKVDEREKQAALEEEQARLKALKEQRLKELSKRPSFATTDTSPISTTGGPISTTAAIDLFSTPSCSNGAVKMESDLFDLQSTFQPSMQSGSTGLPVATTWADRYNPFIDTNSSVSTNYKRTVRIEHSISDSFCGPVSIAQHLSHQAPFPTEPSAVAGLFRGYSTTQAPAQQSAGGLQVDFESVFGAKATGSNSLNLDDISGGILKPTFAGSNQASGQLPDKLVSDDLDSSLANLVGNLGIGNGTMKNDMHWSQPGEKRMTGGTNWQPKAAPSTTWNPVSMPSSVMAFPATTPTGMMGYGMPPQMGSMGMMNPPTMMYSQPVMRPPNPFGSVSSAQMQFM, via the exons ATGTCGGGGCAGAGCATTACTGACAGGATAACCGCAGCCCAGCACAGTGTAACGGGATCCGCCGTCTCCAAAACAGTATGCAAGGCCACCACTCACGAAGTAATGGGCCcgaaaaagaaacatttggaTT ATTTGATCCATTGCACCAACGAGATGAACGTGAACATTCCCCAACTGGCCGACTCGCTGTTTGAGAGGACCACCAACACCAGCTGGGTGGTTGTGTTTAAGTCTCTGATCACCACACACCACCTCATGGTCTATGGCAACGAG CGTTTTGTTCAGTACTTGGCTTCTAGGAATACACTATTCAACCTCAGTAACTTTTTGGACAAAAGTGGGTTACAAG GTTATGACATGTCCACGTTTATCAGGAGGTACAGTCGATACCTGAACGAGAAAGCCGTTTCGTACAGACAGGTTGCATTTGACTTCACAAAAGTTAAACGCGG AGTGGACGGCGTAATGAGGACCATGAATACAGAGAAGCTGCTCAAGACTATCCCCATTATTCAGAACCAGATGGACGCGCTCCTCGATTTCAAT GTCAATGCCAACGAGCTGACTAATGGAGTCATCAATGCCGCCTTCATGCTCCTGTTCAAAGACTCCATCAGGCTCTTCGCTGCTTATAATGAAGGCATTATCAACCTGCTTG AGAAATACTTTGACATGAAGAAGACTCAGTGTAAAGAAGGTTTGGACATTTACAAGAAGTTTCTCACCCGAATGACCCGGATATCAGAGTTTCTCAAAGTAGCCGAG CAGGTGGGCATCGACCGAGGGGACATTCCAGACTTGTCACAG GCTCCCAGTAGCCTTCTCGAAGCTCTGGAGCAGCATTTGGCCTCTTTAGAGGGCAAAAAGGTCAAAGACTCAACCGCGGCCAGCAG GGCCAGCACTCTGTCCAACGCAGTGTCATCACTGGCCAGCACGGGGATGTCTTTCACTAAAGTGGATGAGCGGGAGAAGCAGGCAGCTCTCGAGGAGGAACAGGCTCGACTCAAAGCTCTGAAG GAACAGCGGCTCAAAGAGCTCTCCAAGAGGCCCTCCTTCGCTACCACGGACACGTCGCCGATCTCTACCACAGGTGGTCCTATCAGCaccacagcagccatcgacctCTTCTCTACACCCAGCTGCTCCAACGG TGCTGTGAAGATGGAGAGCGACCTTTTTGACCTGCAGTCAACCTTTCAGCCCTCCATGCAGTCCGGCTCAACAGGGCTTCCAGTTGCAACGACGTGGGCAG ATCGTTACAATCCCTTTATTGACACAAACTCATCCGTTTCAACCAATTACAAACGCACAGTGCGGATAGAACACTCCATATCAG ACTCCTTCTGTGGTCCAGTGTCCATTGCTCAGCACCTCTCCCACCAGGCTCCCTTCCCCACTGAGCCCTCTGCTGTAGCAGGTCTATTCAGAG GATACTCGACGACACAGGCCCCTGCTCAGCAGTCAGCGGGGGGACTCCAAGTGGACTTTGAGTCCGTTTTTGGGGCCAAAGCCACAGGCAGCAACAGCCTCAATTTGGATG ATATTTCTGGAGGCATCCTGAAACCGACTTTTGCCGGCTCCAACCAGGCTTCCGGTCAGCTGCCAGACAAGCTGGTGTCAGACGACCTTGACTCCTCCCTGGCCAACCTTGTCGGCA ACCTCGGCATTGGGAACGGCACTATGAAAAA TGACATGCACTGGAGCCAGCCGGGAGAGAAGAGGATGACCGGCGGCACCAACTGGCAGCCCAAAGCGGCGCCGTCCACGACCTGGAACCCCGTTTCCATG CCGTCGTCAGTCATGGCCTTCCCTGCTACCACACCCACCGGCATGATGGGATATGGCATG CCTCCACAAATGGGCTCAATGGGGATGATGAATCCGCCCACCATGATGTACTCCCAGCCTGTGATGAGGCCACCCAACCCCTTTGGCTCCGTGTCTAGTGCTCAG ATGCAGTTCATGTAA
- the picalmb gene encoding phosphatidylinositol binding clathrin assembly protein b isoform X13, whose amino-acid sequence MSGQSITDRITAAQHSVTGSAVSKTVCKATTHEVMGPKKKHLDYLIHCTNEMNVNIPQLADSLFERTTNTSWVVVFKSLITTHHLMVYGNERFVQYLASRNTLFNLSNFLDKSGLQGYDMSTFIRRYSRYLNEKAVSYRQVAFDFTKVKRGVDGVMRTMNTEKLLKTIPIIQNQMDALLDFNVNANELTNGVINAAFMLLFKDSIRLFAAYNEGIINLLEKYFDMKKTQCKEGLDIYKKFLTRMTRISEFLKVAEQVGIDRGDIPDLSQAPSSLLEALEQHLASLEGKKVKDSTAASRASTLSNAVSSLASTGMSFTKVDEREKQAALEEEQARLKALKEQRLKELSKRPSFATTDTSPISTTGGPISTTAAIDLFSTPSCSNGAVKMESDLFDLQSTFQPSMQSGSTGLPVATTWADSFCGPVSIAQHLSHQAPFPTEPSAVAGLFRGYSTTQAPAQQSAGGLQVDFESVFGAKATGSNSLNLDDISGGILKPTFAGSNQASGQLPDKLVSDDLDSSLANLVGNLGIGNGTMKNDMHWSQPGEKRMTGGTNWQPKAAPSTTWNPVSMPSSVMAFPATTPTGMMGYGMPPQMGSMGMMNPPTMMYSQPVMRPPNPFGSVSSAQPSAASSPSSQSPLRAPGQDPFAHLSLKDFL is encoded by the exons ATGTCGGGGCAGAGCATTACTGACAGGATAACCGCAGCCCAGCACAGTGTAACGGGATCCGCCGTCTCCAAAACAGTATGCAAGGCCACCACTCACGAAGTAATGGGCCcgaaaaagaaacatttggaTT ATTTGATCCATTGCACCAACGAGATGAACGTGAACATTCCCCAACTGGCCGACTCGCTGTTTGAGAGGACCACCAACACCAGCTGGGTGGTTGTGTTTAAGTCTCTGATCACCACACACCACCTCATGGTCTATGGCAACGAG CGTTTTGTTCAGTACTTGGCTTCTAGGAATACACTATTCAACCTCAGTAACTTTTTGGACAAAAGTGGGTTACAAG GTTATGACATGTCCACGTTTATCAGGAGGTACAGTCGATACCTGAACGAGAAAGCCGTTTCGTACAGACAGGTTGCATTTGACTTCACAAAAGTTAAACGCGG AGTGGACGGCGTAATGAGGACCATGAATACAGAGAAGCTGCTCAAGACTATCCCCATTATTCAGAACCAGATGGACGCGCTCCTCGATTTCAAT GTCAATGCCAACGAGCTGACTAATGGAGTCATCAATGCCGCCTTCATGCTCCTGTTCAAAGACTCCATCAGGCTCTTCGCTGCTTATAATGAAGGCATTATCAACCTGCTTG AGAAATACTTTGACATGAAGAAGACTCAGTGTAAAGAAGGTTTGGACATTTACAAGAAGTTTCTCACCCGAATGACCCGGATATCAGAGTTTCTCAAAGTAGCCGAG CAGGTGGGCATCGACCGAGGGGACATTCCAGACTTGTCACAG GCTCCCAGTAGCCTTCTCGAAGCTCTGGAGCAGCATTTGGCCTCTTTAGAGGGCAAAAAGGTCAAAGACTCAACCGCGGCCAGCAG GGCCAGCACTCTGTCCAACGCAGTGTCATCACTGGCCAGCACGGGGATGTCTTTCACTAAAGTGGATGAGCGGGAGAAGCAGGCAGCTCTCGAGGAGGAACAGGCTCGACTCAAAGCTCTGAAG GAACAGCGGCTCAAAGAGCTCTCCAAGAGGCCCTCCTTCGCTACCACGGACACGTCGCCGATCTCTACCACAGGTGGTCCTATCAGCaccacagcagccatcgacctCTTCTCTACACCCAGCTGCTCCAACGG TGCTGTGAAGATGGAGAGCGACCTTTTTGACCTGCAGTCAACCTTTCAGCCCTCCATGCAGTCCGGCTCAACAGGGCTTCCAGTTGCAACGACGTGGGCAG ACTCCTTCTGTGGTCCAGTGTCCATTGCTCAGCACCTCTCCCACCAGGCTCCCTTCCCCACTGAGCCCTCTGCTGTAGCAGGTCTATTCAGAG GATACTCGACGACACAGGCCCCTGCTCAGCAGTCAGCGGGGGGACTCCAAGTGGACTTTGAGTCCGTTTTTGGGGCCAAAGCCACAGGCAGCAACAGCCTCAATTTGGATG ATATTTCTGGAGGCATCCTGAAACCGACTTTTGCCGGCTCCAACCAGGCTTCCGGTCAGCTGCCAGACAAGCTGGTGTCAGACGACCTTGACTCCTCCCTGGCCAACCTTGTCGGCA ACCTCGGCATTGGGAACGGCACTATGAAAAA TGACATGCACTGGAGCCAGCCGGGAGAGAAGAGGATGACCGGCGGCACCAACTGGCAGCCCAAAGCGGCGCCGTCCACGACCTGGAACCCCGTTTCCATG CCGTCGTCAGTCATGGCCTTCCCTGCTACCACACCCACCGGCATGATGGGATATGGCATG CCTCCACAAATGGGCTCAATGGGGATGATGAATCCGCCCACCATGATGTACTCCCAGCCTGTGATGAGGCCACCCAACCCCTTTGGCTCCGTGTCTAGTGCTCAG CCCTCCGCAGCCTCTAGTCCTTCCAGCCAGAGTCCTCTCCGAGCCCCTGGACAGGACCCGTTTGCACACCTCTCTCTCAAGGATTTCTTGTAG